Proteins from a genomic interval of Phyllopteryx taeniolatus isolate TA_2022b chromosome 3, UOR_Ptae_1.2, whole genome shotgun sequence:
- the ier3 gene encoding radiation-inducible immediate-early gene IEX-1 translates to MYSTSSTMLLHRRERLARRSTQPEVFTFEHIPAAASCPAAARPKKRCTRVMYPAKVRMHLPPPEKSATKRWLLLLVLVLLWQIYTEEPSAEEPTGSAHSTEDYQAFPTGGDVAPAEAASSVCEADAPADDCTTAGPTGNGYMVALLVYHRLGGEN, encoded by the coding sequence ATGTACTCTACGAGCTCCACGATGCTGCTCCATAGACGTGAACGTTTAGCTCGGCGCAGCACGCAACCGGAGGTGTTCACGTTCGAGCACATCCCGGCGGCGGCAAGCTGCCCGGCGGCCGCCCGGCCCAAGAAGCGCTGCACCCGGGTCATGTACCCCGCCAAGGTTCGCATGCACCTTCCGCCTCCGGAGAAGAGCGCGACCAAACGCTGGCTGCTTCTCCTCGTCCTTGTGCTGCTGTGGCAGATCTACACCGAGGAGCCTAGCGCCGAGGAGCCGACAGGCAGCGCCCACAGCACGGAGGACTACCAGGCCTTCCCCACCGGCGGCGACGTGGCTCCGGCGGAGGCTGCCTCCAGCGTGTGCGAGGCGGACGCACCGGCCGACGACTGCACCACCGCCGGGCCCACGGGAAACGGCTACATGGTGGCCCTTCTCGTCTACCACCGCCTGGGCGGTGAGAACTAA